Proteins from a genomic interval of Flammeovirgaceae bacterium SG7u.111:
- the yiaK gene encoding 3-dehydro-L-gulonate 2-dehydrogenase yields the protein MLRIPYTQLQNEFLKLLLKYKMSEGNANICARLFANASLDGVASHGLNRFPLFIGYIKNGYVKPKAVPIKENGFGALEVWDGLLGPGPSNAWYAMNRAMEISKSSGIGLVALRNTNHWMRGGNFGWQAVDNDCMAICWSNTKPNMPAWETKESVLGNNPLVLAIPRKKGHLVWDGAMSQFSFGKVESMKMQGKELPFLGGYDKDGKATTDPAAIMESALGIPMGYWKGAGLALMLDIMAAVLSDGQATHQVGNSVHEEYNISQVFIAIQPEKMTSLGNLNAIADGVIEHLKNATPKEEGGEQFYPGEQTLKRRMENLVNGIPVDEKYWDELYTL from the coding sequence ATGTTAAGAATACCCTATACTCAATTGCAAAATGAGTTTTTGAAGTTATTGTTGAAGTATAAAATGTCGGAAGGAAATGCGAATATATGCGCAAGGCTTTTTGCCAATGCATCGCTCGACGGAGTTGCTTCCCATGGCTTGAACAGATTTCCCCTTTTTATTGGCTACATCAAAAATGGTTATGTTAAGCCTAAGGCGGTTCCTATTAAGGAAAATGGGTTTGGGGCTCTGGAAGTTTGGGATGGACTGTTGGGACCTGGCCCTTCTAATGCTTGGTATGCTATGAACAGAGCAATGGAAATTAGTAAGAGTTCGGGGATAGGGCTGGTTGCCTTACGCAATACAAATCACTGGATGCGAGGGGGCAACTTCGGCTGGCAGGCTGTTGATAATGATTGTATGGCTATTTGCTGGTCGAATACGAAGCCGAACATGCCTGCTTGGGAAACGAAGGAAAGTGTATTGGGCAACAACCCGTTGGTGTTGGCTATTCCCCGTAAAAAAGGACATTTGGTGTGGGACGGGGCTATGTCCCAATTTTCTTTTGGGAAGGTGGAGTCTATGAAGATGCAGGGAAAAGAGCTGCCATTTCTAGGAGGGTATGATAAGGACGGCAAGGCGACAACCGATCCTGCTGCAATTATGGAATCGGCTTTGGGGATACCTATGGGTTATTGGAAAGGAGCAGGGCTTGCGCTCATGCTCGATATTATGGCGGCCGTGCTATCCGACGGACAGGCTACGCATCAGGTAGGCAATAGTGTTCATGAAGAATATAATATCTCGCAAGTGTTTATCGCCATTCAACCTGAAAAGATGACTAGCTTAGGGAATTTGAATGCAATAGCTGATGGGGTGATTGAACATTTGAAAAATGCGACACCTAAAGAGGAGGGAGGGGAGCAATTTTACCCTGGAGAACAAACCTTAAAAAGGCGAATGGAAAATTTGGTGAACGGTATTCCTGTGGATGAAAAATATTGGGACGAGCTTTATACGTTGTAG
- the tyrS gene encoding tyrosine--tRNA ligase: MKNLVKELEWRGMLNDMTPGLEEHLAKGMAKGYIGFDPTASSLHIGNLATVMLLKQLQLAGHKPYALVGGATGMIGDPSGKSAERNLLSEEVLRANQEGVRKQLSKFLDFDCGENSAELVNNYDWFKDFSFLHFLREVGKHLTINYMSAKESVKKRIETGLSYTEFSYQLLQAYDFCHLYKHEGLSLQMGGSDQWGNITSGTELIRRMEGGSAFALTTPLITKADGSKFGKSEAGNVWLDPEMTSPYKFYQFWLNLADSEIPKILRVFTLFNKEEIEAMEAEHEGNPNALKRIIAKDITVRVHSEEEYEKAVQASEILFKKSGVTEALKNLDEKTFLEVFDGVPTEEITKDQLSAAADVSDLLSNASNNLVFASKGEAKRMIKGGGVSVNKEKVGNPEQTNDFDLIQGKYLLVQRGKKNYFIIKVN, translated from the coding sequence ATGAAAAATTTAGTAAAGGAATTGGAGTGGAGGGGCATGTTGAACGACATGACGCCTGGATTAGAAGAACATTTGGCGAAGGGAATGGCGAAGGGCTATATCGGCTTTGACCCTACTGCTTCGTCTTTGCATATAGGTAATTTGGCTACGGTTATGTTGCTGAAACAGTTGCAGTTAGCAGGGCATAAACCTTATGCTTTAGTAGGTGGTGCTACGGGTATGATCGGCGATCCTTCGGGGAAGTCGGCTGAGCGTAACCTGTTGAGCGAGGAAGTATTGAGAGCGAACCAAGAAGGTGTAAGGAAACAGCTTTCCAAATTTTTGGATTTCGATTGTGGTGAAAACTCTGCCGAGTTGGTGAACAACTACGATTGGTTCAAGGATTTTTCTTTCTTGCACTTTTTGAGAGAAGTAGGTAAGCATCTTACCATCAATTATATGTCGGCGAAGGAGTCTGTGAAGAAAAGGATTGAGACGGGATTGTCTTACACAGAGTTTTCTTACCAGCTTTTGCAAGCTTACGATTTTTGCCACTTGTACAAACATGAAGGGTTATCACTCCAGATGGGTGGTTCTGACCAGTGGGGCAATATTACCTCGGGAACGGAATTGATCAGGAGAATGGAAGGTGGAAGTGCATTTGCATTGACTACGCCGTTGATCACGAAAGCAGATGGTTCGAAGTTTGGCAAGTCGGAAGCTGGAAACGTTTGGCTCGACCCAGAGATGACTTCCCCGTACAAGTTCTACCAGTTTTGGTTGAACCTTGCCGATTCGGAAATTCCTAAAATATTGAGAGTCTTTACGCTATTCAATAAGGAGGAGATTGAGGCGATGGAAGCGGAGCATGAGGGCAACCCCAATGCGCTGAAGAGAATCATTGCGAAGGATATAACCGTAAGGGTTCACTCAGAAGAAGAGTACGAAAAAGCTGTTCAAGCTTCGGAGATTTTGTTTAAAAAATCGGGCGTGACGGAAGCTTTGAAAAACTTGGATGAAAAGACCTTTTTAGAAGTGTTTGATGGTGTTCCAACCGAGGAGATTACTAAGGATCAACTTAGCGCAGCCGCTGATGTTTCTGACTTGTTGTCAAATGCAAGTAATAACCTTGTTTTTGCCTCGAAAGGAGAAGCTAAACGGATGATAAAAGGTGGAGGAGTAAGCGTGAACAAAGAGAAAGTTGGAAACCCTGAACAAACGAATGATTTTGATCTGATCCAAGGCAAATATTTATTGGTGCAGAGAGGAAAGAAAAACTACTTCATTATTAAGGTAAATTAG
- a CDS encoding DUF6157 family protein: MKIHSTNYSNTFIEVAEDCLVNEGNVPPLKGEKPTVARTQFELLKDAPYQFTSDDVFFRIYAERNDLTEAELTEARAKFFSKGQPCFRSSPLTKRYGWGIHSNSEGKVAMFGRESEEYEAFVQDEATKKVKAMRSKRK; this comes from the coding sequence ATGAAAATCCACAGCACAAATTATTCGAATACTTTCATAGAAGTGGCGGAGGATTGTCTGGTTAACGAGGGAAATGTCCCACCATTGAAAGGGGAAAAACCTACCGTTGCTCGGACGCAATTTGAGTTACTAAAAGATGCTCCCTACCAATTTACATCTGACGATGTTTTCTTTAGAATTTATGCCGAGCGCAATGATTTGACAGAAGCGGAGCTAACTGAAGCCAGAGCAAAGTTTTTCTCGAAAGGGCAGCCTTGCTTTCGATCTTCTCCGCTTACCAAGCGTTACGGTTGGGGCATCCATAGTAATTCGGAAGGGAAGGTGGCGATGTTTGGTAGGGAAAGTGAAGAGTACGAAGCGTTTGTTCAGGATGAAGCAACCAAAAAAGTGAAGGCGATGCGGAGTAAGCGGAAGTGA
- a CDS encoding sigma-70 family RNA polymerase sigma factor — MKMKNIGKLKSLTSKDLNFTTQGISKEPTRFSNMDDQQIWSLFKKGDDEALCYIYRVYAETLYRFGCQITNDQELVKDAIQDIFVFLKRNGKKTTDVLSIKSYLYRSLHRSIHDKLKQKNRFFLKDTYPAGFDISISTETKMVEKELYEEKVKFLEDEINKLTSKQKQAIVHYYYEGFTYQEVAYIMGLADKDSARKLIYRGLDAIKVNLKKYKHLLLPVGLLLIGLAFQNFF, encoded by the coding sequence ATGAAAATGAAAAACATTGGAAAGCTTAAATCTCTTACCAGCAAAGACTTAAACTTTACTACTCAAGGTATAAGCAAAGAACCGACTCGTTTCAGCAACATGGACGACCAGCAAATTTGGTCACTGTTCAAAAAAGGAGATGATGAAGCTTTGTGCTACATTTATAGAGTTTATGCAGAAACTTTGTACCGCTTTGGTTGTCAAATCACCAATGATCAAGAGTTGGTGAAAGATGCTATCCAAGATATTTTTGTTTTCCTAAAAAGAAACGGGAAAAAAACAACAGATGTCCTTTCCATCAAGTCCTACCTATACCGCTCCCTTCACCGCTCCATACACGACAAGCTAAAACAAAAAAATAGGTTTTTTTTAAAAGATACTTACCCTGCAGGTTTCGATATCAGTATTTCTACCGAAACCAAAATGGTTGAGAAGGAGCTATATGAAGAAAAAGTAAAATTTTTAGAGGATGAAATAAATAAGTTGACCTCTAAGCAGAAACAGGCGATCGTCCATTATTATTATGAAGGATTTACCTACCAAGAAGTAGCTTATATTATGGGGCTTGCTGATAAGGATTCTGCCAGAAAACTCATTTACAGAGGATTAGATGCTATAAAAGTTAACCTAAAAAAGTACAAACACCTACTTTTACCAGTAGGCTTGTTACTGATAGGCTTAGCCTTTCAAAACTTTTTTTAA
- a CDS encoding DUF4974 domain-containing protein: MKYKDYTILDFLKDDLFIKWAKHADEEATDFWNKWLLKYPEKKVVLMEAKYLVQNMHLKEEHALSDFDYVGIFENIFKTEVHTDHIASRKPKRSKTWLKIAAVFLPLIAVAAVFYFNLTEKQAVVPIQEPIAFEEKAYPNGIKASLILSDESKIKVNAASTVKFPKKFADNKREFYLEGEAFFEIAKDSTRPFVITSGKVKTTVLGTSFNIRANETDPDIVITVATGKVSVTDEKGNVIILYPYEKVTYNKVSSKISKIECKDLDKEFAWKDDKLIFEKASLTDVFAELEKWYGVNIEIEDGEIKGTYSGVFKDATLKRVLEGISYTSNFKFKTTGNTVTIKKN; the protein is encoded by the coding sequence ATGAAATATAAAGACTACACCATATTAGACTTTTTAAAAGATGACCTCTTCATTAAGTGGGCCAAACACGCCGATGAAGAAGCCACCGATTTTTGGAACAAATGGCTCCTCAAATATCCCGAGAAAAAGGTGGTACTTATGGAAGCCAAATATTTGGTTCAAAACATGCACCTCAAAGAAGAGCATGCGCTGTCAGACTTTGATTATGTAGGCATCTTCGAAAATATTTTTAAAACTGAAGTTCATACAGATCATATAGCTTCTAGAAAGCCTAAGAGGTCCAAGACTTGGCTGAAAATAGCAGCAGTTTTCCTCCCATTAATTGCCGTTGCAGCTGTTTTTTACTTTAACCTTACCGAGAAACAGGCTGTAGTTCCCATACAAGAACCCATCGCCTTTGAAGAAAAAGCATACCCTAATGGAATAAAAGCGTCCTTGATCCTAAGCGACGAATCTAAAATCAAGGTAAATGCGGCGAGTACGGTGAAGTTTCCCAAAAAATTTGCAGATAACAAGCGGGAGTTTTACTTGGAAGGCGAAGCTTTTTTTGAAATTGCCAAGGATAGCACCAGGCCGTTTGTAATCACGAGCGGCAAGGTGAAAACTACTGTATTAGGAACCTCTTTCAATATAAGAGCAAATGAAACAGACCCAGATATCGTGATTACAGTCGCCACAGGGAAAGTCTCCGTCACTGATGAAAAAGGGAATGTGATTATCTTGTACCCTTACGAGAAAGTAACTTATAACAAAGTATCAAGCAAAATTTCCAAAATAGAATGCAAAGACCTGGACAAGGAATTTGCTTGGAAAGATGATAAGCTGATTTTTGAAAAAGCTTCGCTTACCGATGTTTTTGCAGAACTGGAAAAATGGTACGGGGTAAACATTGAAATAGAAGACGGAGAAATTAAGGGGACATACAGCGGGGTATTTAAAGATGCCACTTTAAAAAGAGTACTTGAAGGAATAAGCTATACATCCAATTTTAAATTTAAAACAACTGGTAACACTGTAACAATAAAAAAGAACTAA
- a CDS encoding SusC/RagA family TonB-linked outer membrane protein — protein sequence MKSKRLRQVLRMSRQLFFIVFLQLLLCGLLYAENGVGQKRKLEDIFISIELQEATLKDVFHKIHLETDLEFTYNHKVVNDKSRLSLSFIDESLENILGYIAKEKKLKFKRINENIHVNNYYIFAPTPEVTAVEDILQMTIKGKVTSAEDNEPLPGVNIIIKGTSKGTTTGIDGDFSLQASSEDVLLFSYIGFLQQEIAVGSQSVINVVLESDLEQLEEVVVIGYGTVKKSDLTGSVASIKSEDITSMPTNNVLESMQGKISGMDLVRESGQVGSAIKMTVRGNRSLTASNSPLILVDGVAYGADVNINPNDVESIEVLKDASSTAIYGSRGANGVIMITTKKGKSGKPTVTFNAYKGVNTLTNYPSLTNTEQWVEQKREAYRATGVWNSPADDATIWTGEELDRINRGISTDWYDVIYSTGQIQDYQVALTGGSEATKVSFSLNYYNEAGVLKNDELDRYNGRVNITQKINDKMELGASLLLTYSLRNERRSIFDQTKKMLPIGIPYNEDGSIRQFPFASTDVNPLMDEDENNYKNESISNRTFSTAYFKYEIIPNLVFNSNLGIDIGNSRQGIFEGLNSTAVSKNQGLSKAYKSHGVSRNITFENTLSYAKDFGKHSISALFGQSYLTYYSEVTSAEGLDLAFEQSQFHNLDGLQQQQVVSSSLTESGLLSYFTRLNYKFDEKYLLTFTMRADGSSVLGNNNKWGYFPSGAFAWRMSEEGFLSNNNTISNLKLRVSYGLSGNTAVSPYQSTGGLSKTIYAFEENAAYGYRPYNLANQDLKWEKTTVLNGGLDLGILSDRISGSIDVYKTWTNDLLMEQLIPSHTGYTKVISNVGKSETTGLDVTLSSVNIDKPDFSWNTDLTFSTNKEKITSLNSDQDDVANGWFIGQPTRVFYDYDKVGIWQLDEEALAGEYGQEPGDIKVRDTDDDGVITAEKDRIIIGQATPKWTAGLNNQINYKGFEFSFFMIARIGQTISSEAATQFYPSAYQNSALVDYWTPENPTNSYPRPNASKSVSNMLYFSSLAYRKGDFLKVKTITFGYNLQPSLLNKIGLDRVRVYCTAKNYLTFSEFDDYDPERGGSSSYPMTKQLVFGTNITF from the coding sequence ATGAAATCGAAAAGATTACGACAAGTTTTGCGTATGTCTAGGCAACTGTTTTTTATAGTTTTTCTGCAATTACTCCTTTGCGGATTGTTGTATGCAGAAAATGGAGTAGGTCAGAAGAGGAAATTGGAAGATATTTTCATATCGATCGAGCTCCAAGAAGCAACTCTCAAAGATGTGTTCCATAAGATACACCTTGAGACAGACTTGGAATTTACCTACAACCACAAGGTTGTAAATGACAAGTCTAGGTTAAGTTTATCTTTCATCGACGAATCGCTGGAAAATATCCTAGGTTATATAGCCAAGGAGAAAAAGTTAAAGTTTAAGAGGATAAACGAAAACATCCACGTCAACAACTATTATATCTTTGCCCCAACCCCTGAGGTAACAGCCGTTGAGGACATCTTACAAATGACCATCAAAGGCAAGGTCACTTCCGCTGAAGACAATGAACCGTTGCCAGGTGTAAACATTATCATCAAGGGCACGTCCAAGGGTACAACCACTGGAATAGATGGAGATTTTTCATTGCAAGCTTCCAGCGAAGACGTCCTCCTTTTCAGCTACATCGGTTTCTTGCAACAAGAAATAGCGGTAGGAAGTCAATCAGTAATCAACGTTGTGTTGGAATCAGACTTGGAACAGCTGGAAGAAGTTGTGGTAATTGGGTATGGCACCGTGAAGAAAAGCGACCTTACAGGATCGGTAGCTTCCATCAAAAGCGAAGATATTACTTCAATGCCAACCAACAACGTGTTGGAATCGATGCAGGGGAAAATATCAGGAATGGACTTGGTGCGAGAAAGCGGGCAAGTAGGTAGTGCTATTAAAATGACAGTGCGAGGCAACAGGTCGTTGACCGCCAGTAACTCCCCTCTTATTCTTGTAGACGGTGTGGCTTATGGAGCTGATGTGAACATCAACCCTAATGATGTCGAATCCATTGAAGTATTGAAAGATGCTTCTTCTACTGCGATTTATGGCTCGCGAGGTGCAAACGGGGTAATTATGATTACCACCAAAAAAGGCAAATCTGGCAAACCTACTGTGACATTCAATGCCTATAAAGGAGTAAACACGTTGACAAACTATCCTTCCCTAACGAACACCGAACAATGGGTTGAACAAAAAAGAGAAGCTTATAGAGCAACAGGCGTTTGGAACTCTCCAGCCGATGATGCTACCATCTGGACTGGCGAAGAATTAGACAGAATAAATAGAGGAATCAGTACCGACTGGTATGATGTGATTTACAGTACTGGGCAAATCCAAGACTATCAAGTTGCACTAACAGGAGGCTCAGAAGCTACTAAGGTTTCTTTTTCATTAAACTACTACAATGAAGCTGGCGTCCTCAAAAATGACGAGTTGGACAGGTACAATGGAAGGGTAAACATTACTCAAAAAATCAACGATAAAATGGAGCTGGGCGCTTCTCTTCTCTTAACGTATAGCTTGAGAAATGAAAGGCGTTCGATATTTGACCAGACCAAAAAAATGCTACCAATCGGGATTCCATACAATGAAGACGGTTCGATAAGGCAATTCCCATTCGCTTCTACTGATGTAAACCCTTTGATGGATGAAGACGAGAATAATTATAAGAACGAATCTATTTCGAATAGAACGTTCAGTACAGCCTACTTCAAATATGAAATAATACCCAACCTTGTATTCAATTCTAACTTAGGTATTGATATAGGCAACAGCAGACAAGGCATATTCGAAGGGCTAAATTCTACCGCAGTTTCCAAAAACCAAGGTCTTTCTAAGGCTTATAAAAGTCATGGAGTAAGCAGAAACATCACTTTTGAGAACACGCTATCTTATGCTAAAGATTTTGGAAAGCATAGCATTTCGGCTTTGTTCGGTCAAAGTTACCTGACTTATTATAGTGAGGTAACCAGTGCCGAAGGATTAGATTTAGCATTTGAGCAATCACAGTTTCATAACTTGGACGGACTCCAACAACAACAAGTAGTCTCTAGCTCTCTCACAGAATCTGGCCTGCTTTCCTATTTCACGAGGTTGAACTATAAGTTTGATGAAAAATATTTATTGACTTTTACCATGCGAGCAGACGGCTCCTCGGTTCTGGGAAATAACAATAAATGGGGCTACTTTCCGTCTGGTGCCTTTGCTTGGAGAATGAGCGAGGAAGGTTTCCTTTCAAACAACAATACAATCAGCAATTTGAAATTGAGGGTAAGCTATGGGCTTTCTGGCAATACCGCTGTGTCACCTTATCAATCAACAGGTGGATTGTCCAAAACAATTTATGCCTTTGAAGAAAATGCCGCTTATGGCTATCGCCCGTATAATTTAGCCAACCAAGACTTGAAATGGGAAAAAACCACAGTACTGAATGGAGGCCTTGATTTAGGAATTTTATCTGATCGGATTTCCGGCTCCATTGATGTCTATAAAACATGGACCAATGATTTGTTGATGGAGCAGTTAATTCCTTCGCACACAGGGTATACCAAAGTAATTAGTAATGTTGGAAAATCAGAAACAACAGGGCTAGATGTTACACTTAGCTCGGTCAATATAGACAAACCTGATTTCTCTTGGAACACTGACTTAACATTCTCTACCAACAAAGAAAAAATCACTTCGCTGAATTCAGACCAAGATGACGTAGCTAATGGATGGTTTATTGGGCAACCTACTCGAGTATTCTACGATTACGATAAAGTAGGAATTTGGCAACTCGATGAAGAAGCCCTTGCTGGCGAATACGGCCAAGAGCCTGGTGATATTAAAGTGAGAGATACCGATGATGACGGAGTGATCACCGCTGAGAAGGACAGGATCATTATAGGGCAAGCGACCCCTAAGTGGACTGCGGGTCTAAACAACCAGATCAACTATAAAGGATTTGAGTTTTCTTTTTTCATGATTGCAAGAATTGGGCAAACGATCAGTAGCGAGGCCGCAACGCAATTTTACCCAAGTGCTTACCAAAATTCCGCTTTAGTAGACTATTGGACTCCAGAAAACCCTACTAACTCATACCCAAGGCCTAATGCATCTAAAAGCGTATCCAATATGTTATATTTTAGCTCATTGGCATACCGAAAAGGGGATTTCTTGAAGGTAAAGACGATTACTTTCGGGTATAACCTACAGCCTTCACTATTGAACAAAATCGGTCTCGATAGAGTGAGGGTGTATTGCACCGCCAAAAACTACCTGACCTTTAGCGAGTTTGACGATTACGATCCTGAACGTGGAGGCTCTAGCTCCTACCCTATGACCAAGCAACTTGTTTTTGGTACCAACATCACTTTTTAA
- a CDS encoding RagB/SusD family nutrient uptake outer membrane protein, whose translation MKKYIITLLLISVFASCEDVLEETNRNATNADLLYTTESGYESLINSCYSFSRLWYGKTEGEAFTDLGTDLFTAASGCSGRPLAYYASDFQSNVDVIKYMWEGLYSALNTCNTAIARVEEAPLSDDLKKLREGEARFLRAFYLWHITETWGEAILYTDEVSSVITTATHTSVDGFYEQIFTDLDLSIGLLNGTAPKENGRVTQVVAKAFKARMLLTRGQFSEASALAKEVINTGAFNMYGTFAETFDINNSEGTTNNEAIWWVNYNADNTLNLHFDGIRGLWLWEGGNHAQAFSAMVYWTFPGMWVSPDVNRPSVQNMPTLAFLDMFDETVDERYDVTFRTVYHVNDLSSVGDTGLELGDTAVVCTKYAVSQEVKDSKPYKFVDRSSVYDESGNIINSREYFVSMFKFQDPTRATGWESESKRDMYVMRISEMYMIVAEAEMMQGNMTEAATYINAVREKRAIDGKEPEMKITEADIDIDFILDERAREFAGEHLRWFDLKRTGKLVDRVRKYNPDAAPNIQDFHNVRPFPLAELDAITNKDEFKQNQGYN comes from the coding sequence ATGAAAAAATATATAATCACACTCTTATTAATTTCGGTTTTTGCTTCGTGTGAAGACGTACTCGAAGAAACCAACCGAAATGCCACGAACGCAGATTTGCTGTACACCACAGAAAGTGGCTATGAAAGCCTTATTAATTCTTGCTATTCTTTTTCCCGTTTATGGTACGGGAAAACCGAAGGCGAAGCATTTACAGATTTAGGCACTGACTTATTTACCGCTGCTAGCGGATGTAGCGGTAGGCCTTTAGCCTATTATGCTTCTGATTTCCAAAGCAATGTAGATGTAATTAAATATATGTGGGAAGGGTTGTACAGTGCATTGAACACATGTAATACAGCTATTGCAAGGGTTGAAGAAGCTCCTCTTTCAGATGACCTCAAAAAATTACGCGAAGGAGAAGCACGGTTTTTACGCGCATTTTATTTGTGGCACATCACAGAAACATGGGGCGAAGCTATTTTATACACGGATGAAGTAAGCAGTGTAATCACTACAGCTACCCATACTTCTGTTGATGGTTTTTATGAACAAATTTTTACCGATCTCGATCTTTCCATCGGTTTATTAAACGGAACTGCTCCAAAAGAAAACGGACGTGTTACCCAAGTAGTAGCAAAAGCTTTTAAAGCAAGAATGCTTTTGACAAGAGGCCAGTTCAGTGAAGCATCTGCCTTGGCCAAAGAAGTGATCAATACGGGTGCATTTAACATGTACGGTACTTTTGCAGAGACTTTTGATATCAACAATAGCGAAGGCACTACTAATAACGAAGCAATTTGGTGGGTGAATTACAACGCAGACAACACCTTAAACCTTCATTTTGATGGAATAAGAGGTCTTTGGCTTTGGGAAGGTGGCAATCATGCACAAGCCTTTTCTGCTATGGTTTATTGGACATTTCCTGGGATGTGGGTTTCTCCTGACGTGAATAGGCCAAGTGTCCAAAATATGCCTACCCTAGCCTTCTTAGATATGTTTGACGAAACCGTCGACGAGAGATATGATGTCACTTTTCGTACGGTTTACCATGTAAATGACCTTTCTTCTGTAGGAGATACTGGACTGGAACTAGGAGATACCGCAGTAGTTTGTACCAAATACGCGGTGTCCCAAGAAGTAAAAGACAGCAAGCCTTACAAATTTGTAGATAGAAGTTCTGTGTACGATGAAAGTGGAAATATCATCAACTCAAGAGAATACTTCGTCTCGATGTTCAAATTTCAAGACCCCACCCGTGCAACTGGTTGGGAATCAGAAAGCAAAAGAGATATGTATGTGATGCGCATCTCTGAAATGTACATGATTGTAGCTGAAGCGGAAATGATGCAAGGTAATATGACCGAAGCTGCTACTTATATAAATGCAGTTCGCGAAAAGAGGGCCATAGATGGCAAAGAACCTGAAATGAAAATTACCGAAGCAGACATCGACATCGACTTCATACTTGATGAAAGAGCAAGAGAGTTTGCAGGAGAGCACTTGAGATGGTTTGACCTCAAAAGAACGGGTAAGCTTGTGGATAGGGTAAGAAAATACAACCCCGACGCAGCACCAAATATCCAAGATTTCCACAATGTGAGACCATTTCCTTTGGCAGAACTAGACGCCATCACAAACAAAGACGAGTTTAAACAAAACCAAGGATATAATTAA
- a CDS encoding alpha/beta hydrolase — translation MKKLNFFVFCMGLSLSLFGQQKPIPRDTTYTTLITYNKIKKNYPEAVPAPDKLPKGVKEERDVVYTTLPDTPFGSRDLHVDVFQPKKKGKYPALIMVHGGGWRSGDKSMQIPMAQKLAAKGFVTVCVEYQLSLEAKFPAAVHNIKAAIRWMRANAEKYNIDPDKIAISGCSAGGQLAALVGMTNGVEKMEGDHGHPEFSSEIQAVVDIDGVIDFMAPLSLNLDRRPDSPDVEWLGGTFYEVPGTWKDASSIFWANENSAPILFLNSGYPRFHAGQDEMIGMFKIWDIYTEVHKFDVQVHPFWLFDPWVNPTVDYIAVFLTKSLTK, via the coding sequence ATGAAAAAACTAAACTTTTTTGTCTTTTGTATGGGGCTGAGCCTATCACTTTTCGGCCAACAAAAACCGATACCCAGAGACACAACCTACACAACTTTAATCACCTACAACAAGATTAAAAAGAATTATCCTGAGGCTGTCCCCGCACCCGACAAACTGCCCAAAGGAGTGAAAGAAGAACGGGACGTAGTGTATACCACTTTGCCCGATACCCCATTTGGCTCTCGCGACCTGCACGTAGATGTTTTCCAACCCAAGAAAAAGGGGAAATACCCCGCACTTATTATGGTGCATGGCGGAGGCTGGCGCTCTGGAGATAAATCCATGCAAATCCCTATGGCGCAAAAGCTAGCGGCAAAAGGGTTTGTAACGGTTTGCGTGGAATACCAATTGTCGCTAGAAGCAAAATTCCCTGCAGCAGTTCACAACATCAAAGCAGCTATCCGCTGGATGCGTGCCAATGCAGAAAAATACAATATAGATCCAGACAAGATTGCCATTTCTGGCTGCTCCGCAGGTGGGCAATTAGCGGCACTGGTAGGTATGACCAATGGGGTGGAGAAAATGGAAGGAGACCACGGTCATCCAGAATTTTCCAGCGAAATTCAGGCTGTGGTTGACATTGACGGTGTAATTGATTTTATGGCACCTCTATCACTGAATTTGGACAGAAGACCTGACTCTCCCGATGTGGAATGGCTAGGTGGAACGTTTTACGAAGTTCCCGGGACATGGAAAGACGCCTCTTCTATCTTTTGGGCAAATGAAAATTCAGCCCCGATCCTATTTCTGAACAGCGGCTACCCCCGCTTCCATGCAGGCCAAGATGAAATGATTGGCATGTTCAAGATTTGGGACATCTATACCGAAGTCCATAAATTTGACGTACAGGTTCATCCATTTTGGTTATTTGACCCTTGGGTTAACCCAACTGTTGATTATATTGCAGTATTTTTAACAAAAAGCCTTACCAAGTGA